From the Limosilactobacillus panis genome, one window contains:
- the ftsA gene encoding cell division protein FtsA, producing MDNSEVFVGLDIGTTSIKALVCESVKGQLKVVGVGIAPSTGLNHGVIVDINKTAHAISQAVAKAEEKSNLSIKKLIVGLPANYLQMQKVHGMITIGSQGQSREIVNSDVNDVARETLTQNIPPERTVLDLIPTEFSVDGFGGIKDPRGMVSVRLEMKATLYTGPKTIIHNTKKAVQRAGYEIKDFVIEPIATDFNLLNDGEQDFGTVVIDLGGGQTTTSIIHDHQLKYTFVDLEGGQYVTKDISTVLNTSLKNAEQLKLNHGYADHTLADEEAEINVNVVGKNEPVQFTEEYLAEVIEARMRQIFERIHQRLQSIHAPELPGGVTIIGGGAAMPGIKELAQQYFAGRIKIYAPEQMGIRHPGYAAGLALAMYENQLSDVDKLIKQTIQQPDIIESPQEDEQSTSGGRQMVHQWSNKQAQPVREANHLRQEKRSTPKKTKHTFGNRLKGMFDNLFD from the coding sequence ATGGATAATTCAGAAGTATTTGTTGGATTGGATATTGGAACCACCTCGATTAAGGCATTAGTATGCGAGAGTGTTAAAGGGCAATTAAAAGTTGTCGGGGTGGGAATTGCTCCTTCCACCGGACTTAACCATGGCGTAATCGTTGATATCAATAAGACCGCCCACGCTATCTCACAAGCGGTTGCTAAAGCAGAGGAAAAATCCAATCTTAGTATCAAAAAACTTATTGTTGGTCTCCCAGCCAACTACTTACAAATGCAGAAGGTTCATGGAATGATTACCATTGGATCACAAGGACAGTCACGTGAGATTGTGAACAGTGATGTCAATGATGTTGCCAGAGAAACCTTAACGCAAAATATTCCACCAGAGCGGACAGTTTTAGATTTGATTCCTACTGAGTTTTCTGTTGATGGCTTCGGCGGGATTAAGGATCCACGAGGAATGGTTAGTGTCCGCTTGGAAATGAAAGCAACACTTTACACCGGTCCTAAAACCATTATTCATAACACCAAAAAGGCGGTTCAAAGAGCTGGTTATGAAATTAAAGACTTTGTGATTGAACCAATTGCAACGGACTTCAACCTTCTTAATGACGGTGAGCAGGACTTTGGCACGGTTGTGATTGATCTTGGTGGTGGTCAAACAACTACCAGTATCATTCATGATCACCAGTTGAAGTATACATTCGTTGATCTGGAAGGTGGTCAGTACGTTACTAAGGATATTTCAACGGTTCTAAATACTTCATTAAAGAATGCCGAACAGTTAAAACTTAACCATGGTTATGCTGACCACACACTTGCTGACGAAGAGGCAGAGATCAATGTTAATGTTGTCGGCAAGAATGAACCCGTTCAGTTTACTGAAGAATATCTGGCCGAAGTAATCGAGGCCCGGATGAGGCAAATCTTCGAACGAATTCACCAGCGTCTCCAAAGCATTCATGCTCCAGAACTGCCAGGTGGCGTCACGATTATTGGTGGCGGTGCAGCAATGCCCGGCATAAAGGAGTTGGCCCAGCAATACTTTGCGGGTCGCATCAAGATTTATGCACCCGAGCAGATGGGAATTCGTCACCCCGGCTATGCTGCCGGGTTGGCACTGGCGATGTACGAAAACCAGCTGTCGGATGTTGATAAACTTATCAAGCAGACAATCCAGCAACCTGATATAATAGAAAGCCCACAGGAAGACGAGCAGTCAACCAGTGGTGGGCGCCAAATGGTTCACCAGTGGTCAAACAAGCAGGCTCAGCCAGTACGCGAAGCTAACCATTTGCGGCAAGAAAAACGGTCAACGCCAAAAAAGACTAAGCATACGTTTGGTAACCGGCTAAAGGGTATGTTTGATAACCTATTTGATTAA
- the ftsZ gene encoding cell division protein FtsZ, giving the protein MDNDTSTTENEFAGARIKVIGVGGGGGNAVNRMITEKVQGVDFIVANTDLQALNSSKASTKIQLGPKLTKGLGAGSNPEVGEKAAQESEEAIKKVLEGADMVFITAGMGGGTGTGAAPVVAKLAKDSGALTVGVVTRPFSFEGPRRGKFAVEGLEKLKSNVDTLIIVANNRLLEMIDKKTPMMEAFKEADNVLRQGVQGISDLIVTPGYINLDFADIKTLMSNQGAALMGVGSSTGENRATEATKKAISSPLLELSIDGAQHVLMDITGSEDMAMYEAQEASDVIKQAAGTNVDISFGMSLDKNMGDEVRVTVIATGIDKPKKSQPQVKQAQPLNRPSRPATTDRPANQSNGDQEENSDPFDGWNDPTATADDQRENSDNQFSHVDKPEFNVFNDDTANSDDNDDTNLSTPPFFKNRRK; this is encoded by the coding sequence ATGGATAACGATACAAGCACAACGGAAAACGAATTTGCTGGGGCACGTATTAAGGTCATCGGTGTCGGTGGCGGTGGTGGAAACGCCGTTAACCGCATGATCACCGAAAAGGTTCAAGGGGTTGACTTTATTGTTGCCAACACTGACCTTCAGGCTCTTAATAGTTCTAAGGCTTCCACGAAGATTCAATTAGGACCTAAACTTACCAAGGGACTTGGTGCGGGATCTAATCCAGAAGTCGGTGAAAAGGCAGCCCAAGAAAGTGAAGAGGCAATTAAAAAGGTCCTTGAAGGTGCAGACATGGTATTCATCACCGCTGGTATGGGCGGTGGAACCGGGACCGGTGCGGCGCCGGTTGTCGCTAAGCTTGCCAAGGACAGTGGTGCTTTAACCGTCGGCGTTGTTACCCGGCCGTTCTCTTTTGAAGGCCCACGGCGGGGCAAGTTTGCGGTTGAAGGACTGGAAAAATTGAAATCTAATGTTGACACCCTGATTATTGTTGCTAACAATCGTTTGCTAGAAATGATTGATAAGAAGACACCAATGATGGAAGCCTTTAAGGAAGCAGATAATGTTCTGCGTCAAGGTGTCCAAGGGATTTCGGACCTGATTGTTACTCCCGGGTACATTAATTTGGACTTTGCCGACATTAAGACGCTGATGTCTAATCAAGGAGCAGCGCTGATGGGGGTTGGGTCTTCCACTGGTGAAAATCGAGCTACTGAGGCAACTAAGAAGGCAATTTCCTCTCCCCTCCTAGAACTCTCCATTGACGGAGCACAGCACGTCTTAATGGACATCACTGGTAGTGAAGACATGGCCATGTACGAAGCTCAGGAAGCTTCTGATGTAATCAAACAGGCTGCTGGTACCAACGTTGACATTTCCTTTGGGATGTCCTTGGACAAGAATATGGGTGATGAAGTACGGGTTACAGTCATTGCTACTGGAATTGACAAACCAAAGAAGAGTCAGCCGCAAGTTAAGCAGGCTCAACCGCTCAACCGGCCAAGTCGTCCGGCTACCACTGATCGGCCTGCCAACCAAAGTAATGGTGACCAAGAGGAGAACAGTGACCCGTTTGATGGTTGGAATGACCCAACGGCAACTGCCGATGACCAACGGGAAAACAGTGATAACCAATTTTCACATGTTGATAAGCCGGAGTTTAATGTTTTTAATGATGATACAGCTAATTCCGATGATAACGATGACACTAATTTATCGACGCCACCATTCTTTAAAAATCGTCGTAAATAG